One Acanthopagrus latus isolate v.2019 chromosome 12, fAcaLat1.1, whole genome shotgun sequence genomic region harbors:
- the htr1ab gene encoding 5-hydroxytryptamine (serotonin) receptor 1A b produces MGETNNTTAWSQFDSPANKTPKPEEEEVKLSYQVLTSFLLGALILCAIFGNACVVAAIALERSLQNVANYLIGSLAVTDLMVSVLVLPMAALYQVLNRWTLGQIPCDIFISLDVLCCTSSILHLCAIALDRYWAITEPIDYMKKRTPRRAAVLISVTWLVGFSISVAPMLIMRSQPSSVAEDRANPKQCKIRQDPWYTIYSTFGAFYIPLTLMLVLYGRIFKAARFRIRRTVRKTEKKKVSDSCLALSPALFHKKTPADAQGKTWKRSVEPRPLPSVNGAVKHAEDGESLEIIEVHSNSKGNLPLPNTPSSVPLFESRHEKATEAKRKIAMARERKTVKTLGIIMGTFIFCWLPFFIVALVMPFCQESCYMPRWLEDVINWLGYSNSLLNPIIYAYFNKDFQSAFKKIIKCHFCRP; encoded by the coding sequence ATGGGGGAGACGAACAACACGACAGCCTGGTCTCAGTTTGACAGCCCTGCCAACAAAACCCCCAAACccgaagaagaggaggtgaagctgAGCTACCAGGTGCTCACCTCCTTCCTGCTCGGCGCGCTCATCCTGTGCGCAATATTTGGGAACGCGTGCGTGGTGGCAGCCATCGCCTTGGAGCGCTCCCTCCAGAATGTTGCCAACTACCTGATCGGCTCTCTGGCTGTCACCGACCTGATGGTGTCGGTGCTGGTGCTACCCATGGCGGCGCTGTACCAGGTGTTGAACCGCTGGACTCTTGGGCAGATTCCGTGTGACATCTTCATCTCTCTGGATGTGTTGTGCTGCACCTCGTCCATCCTGCACCTGTGCGCCATCGCCCTGGACAGATACTGGGCGATAACGGAGCCCATAGACTACATGAAGAAGAGGACGCCGAGGAGAGCCGCCGTCCTCATCAGCGTCACCTGGCTCGTCGGGTTCTCCATCTCGGTGGCGCCGATGTTGATCATGCGCTCCCAGCCCAGCAGCGTGGCGGAGGACAGGGCGAATCCAAAACAGTGTAAGATCAGACAAGACCCCTGGTACACGATATACTCTACATTCGGGGCTTTTTACATCCCCCTGACGCTGATGCTGGTTCTATACGGACGGATATTCAAAGCGGCCAGGTTTCGGATCAGGAGGACGGTGCgtaaaactgagaaaaagaaagtgtccGACTCTTGCCTGGCGTTATCTCCCGCCCTGTTCCACAAAAAGACTCCCGCGGACGCACAGGGCAAGACCTGGAAGAGGAGCGTGGAGCCCCGGCCGCTGCCGAGCGTCAACGGCGCGGTGAAACACGCGGAGGACGGCGAGTCCCTGGAGATCATCGAAGTTCACAGCAACTCCAAAGGCAACCTGCCACTGCCCAACACCCCGAGCTCGGTGCCGCTGTTCGAGAGCAGGCACGAGAAGGCGACCGAGGCGAAGAGGAAGATCGCGATGGCACGGGAGCGCAAGACGGTGAAGACCCTGGGCATCATCATGGGCACCTTCATCTTCTGCTGGCTGCCTTTCTTCATCGTCGCCCTCGTCATGCCGTTCTGCCAGGAGTCGTGCTACATGCCCCGCTGGCTGGAGGATGTCATCAACTGGCTCGGCTACTCCAACTCTCTGCTCAACCCCATCATTTACGCGTACTTCAACAAAGACTTCCAGAGCGCCTTCAAGAAAATCATCAAGTGTCATTTCTGCAGACCGTGA